The following coding sequences lie in one Dehalobacter sp. 12DCB1 genomic window:
- a CDS encoding MFS transporter: MNTILYWLIMALCMFIIYRLVTWLPKMMMGAGYNLGSSLMFFFFTFILGSIPGILLSGPLANKIGLKDTLSLYAAVPALVVLLLMLKLDTILVSIVLFVLGAGMYGLLGLTFTFISVSYPLAFRGTGLGWANAVGRFGGSFAPVTGGMLIAQEASLIMYFIVFATVPFLLIMICVVVSQLIAKKAAASINR, from the coding sequence GTGAATACTATTTTATATTGGTTAATCATGGCACTATGTATGTTTATCATTTACCGCTTAGTAACATGGCTGCCTAAAATGATGATGGGTGCAGGATATAACTTAGGATCCAGTCTCATGTTCTTTTTTTTCACTTTCATCCTCGGGTCAATACCTGGTATCCTTCTATCGGGTCCGTTAGCCAATAAAATTGGACTTAAAGATACACTATCCTTATATGCAGCGGTTCCTGCCCTTGTTGTTCTGCTTTTGATGCTGAAACTAGATACAATTCTGGTATCAATTGTTCTGTTTGTCCTTGGAGCTGGTATGTATGGGTTATTGGGATTGACCTTTACATTCATATCAGTCAGTTACCCACTTGCCTTCCGTGGAACTGGATTAGGATGGGCCAATGCTGTGGGGCGTTTCGGCGGATCTTTCGCACCGGTGACTGGAGGGATGTTGATAGCCCAAGAGGCATCTTTGATAATGTACTTTATCGTATTCGCAACGGTGCCGTTTCTTTTGATAATGATCTGTGTTGTGGTTTCTCAACTAATCGCTAAGAAAGCTGCAGCTTCCATTAACAGATAG
- a CDS encoding MFS transporter, which yields MSTVNVLKTIGQSKMNKFFVIVAVLAFLGLLFDGYAQGVYSTSLPSLIQDTGIEPTVFGLIGSYTLYGMIAGGIIFGMLVDKIGNKKVFMLAIGFYAMFTGLMGTATTVWQFSLYQVLTGMGAAGIAPVTFAMLAEYSPLKNRIQLINTTTLGMPLGRMLSTLAGMAILPSFGWRPMFLIGFIPLILIVFCIFYLPESMQKLIKDDKREKIQKILKLVAPEYILA from the coding sequence TTGAGCACTGTAAATGTCCTAAAAACCATTGGCCAAAGTAAAATGAATAAATTTTTTGTTATCGTGGCGGTATTAGCTTTCTTGGGTCTATTATTTGATGGATACGCTCAGGGGGTTTACAGTACTTCCCTTCCTTCGCTGATTCAAGATACTGGTATTGAGCCAACAGTTTTTGGCCTAATTGGTAGTTATACACTATATGGAATGATTGCCGGCGGAATAATATTTGGAATGTTAGTTGATAAAATAGGTAATAAAAAAGTATTCATGTTAGCTATTGGCTTTTACGCGATGTTCACAGGTCTGATGGGAACTGCAACAACAGTATGGCAGTTTTCTTTATACCAAGTTTTAACAGGAATGGGTGCTGCCGGAATTGCCCCAGTTACCTTTGCTATGCTTGCTGAATATAGTCCTTTAAAAAATCGTATTCAATTGATTAACACGACGACTCTGGGAATGCCGCTTGGAAGAATGTTGAGCACTTTGGCAGGTATGGCTATTTTGCCATCGTTTGGGTGGAGACCAATGTTTCTGATTGGTTTTATTCCCCTGATTTTGATTGTTTTCTGTATTTTTTACTTACCTGAATCTATGCAAAAATTGATAAAAGACGATAAAAGAGAAAAAATTCAAAAGATCTTAAAATTAGTTGCCCCTGAATACATCCTAGCATAG
- a CDS encoding DUF2922 domain-containing protein, producing the protein MILIFKLDYTDKPHSSGLSIRRKGGETIAVMDLLIARDIFLAPSGALTEIRDIKVIDTTTSVNATPG; encoded by the coding sequence TTGATCCTAATCTTTAAATTAGACTATACGGACAAGCCGCATTCAAGCGGCCTGTCAATCCGGAGAAAAGGAGGTGAAACCATTGCCGTTATGGATTTGCTTATTGCCAGGGATATATTCCTTGCGCCCAGCGGCGCGCTGACCGAAATACGGGATATTAAGGTTATTGATACAACTACCAGTGTTAACGCAACTCCCGGTTAA